From one Culex quinquefasciatus strain JHB chromosome 3, VPISU_Cqui_1.0_pri_paternal, whole genome shotgun sequence genomic stretch:
- the LOC119770247 gene encoding uncharacterized protein LOC119770247 — protein MTTPKKRKKSNSSDTTDQRGSSSGIHCGIRGNEYQIFMTMYILLRAHNKYPLYDFRLMMERSESDAGKFDDIWLKVGSEQMFIQAKHNSVQKSLTKSMVLLEGDSDPFSLSKYQKSHGKFINPLHKKRVKNCWCILMTNLPLNKDLQDSFQDLNDRHMPYHIIGVGKLLKLKTKQIEKDPKKFEASDAFYEDFLLSAGKGTDSSNTNDTGKTRLRDLQKKIEDEIERLMCEDGEYAFHRLRVKLVKWVCDKEKRQNKEYINRKWVKDFIKTIKSDYQRIVNAYYQEFTARLEFYEHVNVNDSKVNALKKWLVEKNKINIILSFKESPIMRMKQAYQSAHNKMLTFVLFSRMQSDTIRTKMKRALKQEKMQNYVLILLDDCGNATNTFKLVEELKEDCENIIIISEVAHELANEYRAKNVLFKLDSGEITMADLSEESIDKLIKEPVSFQGCTIPIELLPNLAGFQSNLAGSRLEALIDRYPIEIGIGLPCVEARCSHYVPRSLWMSRMFFNTKQMEQNSEIRFVESAEDIDASSNVHYIILISEEDDLESIEEPIAKPKYFSVFMQLSEDYCYFKKSLGREKVFGKEVFKHKAKWCARIKDVKEEDFHKLIEDFPKKVIILAGDIGTGKSTTLLKLANIQKNNHPSTWIVYVDLNTETARYKEFANDALITKDFAVKLLSELIAVKQDRPYFEACMNKDAQNVVIYLDAFDEACPTYKAGVLKCIDVLVALGVQRVYVSTRSQYEQELERHFSTASYRLTFLTKKECVEMIESLWSAQEKTAKQAKAIVEEMDLKLKDIMQGVPLVLQMLSKISPHQVDRFLSDSFTLYDLFEVFMDNILKRYFTEKSKMNLGQNYIRSRDIPKLQQSYCRDFHLIAVKGLYSNEHVGRFFAKNDRDDWEELSRDSLGDLTCSEIIVGSRFVHQSYAEYYAAVFMYTKFIRAESMHEFWENFSPALVTDGLVSTFFYQKMESNNNEGVNLKMKQILAIITAVPLRYKCSRNYSMFLKYLLQNEMLNHVIKILTRIWIKCDPNRAIQAAVQFKQISLVKDIIQKQPSLKNSINASGQTLLHVAAEAGSIEIARELEGEAGSLSLTKLDTNGYDPIMVAYRSKQFEMRSYFLNNFTAVSLDSYKRTEARNMLLLLLLYLPNLINASIQILEKNDYSILIKIANDYILITTDYEALKDYIISIKKKYGTSFDEITNHQETESIKTFLQEIYPDPDPKKLTVTENAYQWNDIEIYNDLVFSINRKLKIFCVGYTQVEFNSLVYKQLSAKTLFRDPLYVLVRLQYKFVDFFKGIEIHGSSVETVISQLHQEALELHSAEAGLKYNKFQFKEPIPNLTNFEQYLKSGQKGTYFAVYDAIESARICQYLKLGNGTVYHVPGWMLKNVQIRTKIDEIIEQNKVELVLIHNLDCNTIGSDECENCKFILQNCQSISQKCKLVVSLKHPLPKSIPAVEMDLTSESINMIENYVISYGSNYINFHELHEDIRKYCITNGALEYIALNEPICVGQKHPFYFIPWMHRITQLNYTIPLADTFYGSLDKLLEHKFAIVSKNKKMVIPTCKKCADETDLFASPIHMLACEASWRNKTTLVLHADVISLSQIHNSLPNDTNPQLKKLKRLLEKWYRSEEDDPLNCSIVELYLRQSPKNVVLMIDAELDADLEENHIDLLKMFYTASPIRSVVVYVDTNDKIKQLEHATSADQSFKLYRLKEEYDKIPSIPKLFPPEARVCEHFRQHPFEIKEYFV, from the exons ATGACGACACCAAAAAAGAGAAA gaaatcgaacAGTTCAGATACAACCGATCAACGTGGAAGCTCATCCGGTATTCATTGCGGCATTCGTGGCAATGAGTACCAAATCTTTATGACAATGTACATTCTTTTGCGAGCCCACAACAAGTATCCACTGTACGATTTTCGGCTTATGATGGAACGGTCCGAATCGGATGCTGGCAAATTTGACGACATTTGGCTCAAGGTGGGAAGTGAACAAATGTTCATTCAGGCCAAGCATAATTCTGTACAAAAAAGTCTAACAAAAAGTATGGTTCTGTTGGAAGGAGATAGCGATCCTTTTTCTCTTTCAAAGTATCAAAAATCTCACGGAAAATTTATCAACCCATTGCACAAAAAACGAGTAAAAAACTGTTGGTGTATCTTGATGACTAATTTACCCCTGAACAAAGATCTTCAGGACAGCTTTCAGGATTTAAATGATAGACATATGCCATACCATATCATAGGCGTtggaaaattgctcaaattaaaaacaaaacagataGAAAAAGACCCCAAAAAATTCGAAGCATCTGATGCATTTTACGAGGATTTTTTGCTCTCTGCAGGAAAAGGAACCGATTCTAGCAATACCAATGATACTGGTAAAACTCGTTTACGTGATCTGCAAAAAAAGATTGAGGATGAAATCGAAAGACTAATGTGCGAGGATGGCGAGTATGCTTTTCATAGACTCAGGGTTAAACTAGTCAAATGGGTTTGCGATAAGGAAAAGAGACAAAATAAAGAATATATAAACAGGAAATGGGTTAAAGATTTtattaaaacaattaaatctgATTACCAGAGGATTGTAAATGCCTACTATCAGGAATTCACAGCTCGGTTGGAGTTTTATGAACATGTAAATGTGAATGATAGCAAAGTTAATGCTCTCAAAAAGTGGTtagtagaaaaaaataaaatcaacatcaTCCTATCATTCAAAGAGTCTCCTATAATGCGTATGAAGCAAGCTTATCAAAGCGCCCACAATAAAATGTTAACGTTTGTATTGTTCAGTCGAATGCAAAGCGACACCATAAGAACTAAAATGAAACGTGCACTGAAAcaggaaaaaatgcaaaattatgttttgataCTTCTTGATGATTGCGGAAATGCTACAAACACATTTAAATTAGTTGAGGAACTAAAAGAAGACTGCGAAAATATAATCATTATATCAGAGGTGGCACATGAACTAGCGAATGAGTATCGCgcgaaaaatgttttatttaaattagacTCTGGTGAAATTACAATGGCAGATTTATCAGAAGAAAGCatagataaattgataaaagagCCTGTTTCGTTTCAAGGTTGCACAATCCCAATTGAATTATTACCGAACCTAGCTGGATTCCAATCCAATTTAGCGGGATCACGCTTGGAAGCCCTCATTGATCGTTATCCCATAGAAATTGGCATTGGTTTACCTTGTGTTGAAGCGCGTTGTTCACATTATGTGCCAAGAAGTCTGTGGATGTCTAGaatgttttttaataccaaaCAAATGGAACAAAACTCCGAAATTCGTTTTGTGGAAAGCGCAGAAGATATTGATGCAAGTAGCAATGTACATTACATCATTTTAATAAGTGAGGAAGATGATTTAGAATCAATTGAAGAGCCAATCGCAAAACCAAaatattttagtgttttcaTGCAACTTAGTGAAGATTACtgctatttcaaaaaatcacttggAAGGGAAAAAGTTTTTGGAAAAGAAGTTTTTAAACACAAGGCTAAATGGTGTGCTAGGATAAAAGATGTTAAAGAAGAAGATTTCCATAAATTAATTGAAGATTTTCCCAAAAAGGTAATCATATTGGCAGGTGACATTGGTACGGGCAAAAGTACTACCCTTCTTAAACTGGCAAATATTCAAAAGAACAATCATCCTTCTACCTGGATTGTTTATGTTGATTTAAACACTGAAACTGCCAGATACAAGGAATTCGCAAATGATGCCTTAATAACCAAGGATTTTGCTGTGAAATTACTTAGCGAGCTCATTGCAGTGAAACAGGACAGACCGTACTTCGAAGCTTGCATGAACAAAGATGCTCAAAATGTGGTGATTTATTTGGATGCATTCGATGAGGCTTGTCCTACGTACAAAGCTGGAGTGCTAAAATGTATTGATGTACTGGTCGCTTTAGGCGTTCAACGTGTTTACGTGAGCACGCGGTCACAATATGAGCAGGAACTTGAAAGGCACTTTTCAACGGCTAGCTATCGACTCACCTTTTTGACAAAGAAAGAGTGTGTTGAAATGATAGAATCATTGTGGAGTGCCCAGGAAAAAACAGCTAAACAGGCCAAAGCCATAGTTGAAGAAATGGATCTTAAGCTGAAGGACATCATGCAAGGAGTACCTTTGGTGTTACAAATGTTGTCGAAAATTTCACCCCATCAAGTGGACAGATTTTTGTCCGACAGCTTCACACTTTACGAtttgtttgaagtttttatgGACAACATTCTGAAGAGATATTTCACAGAAAAATCCAAAATGAACTTGGGGCAGAACTACATCCGAAGCAGAGATATACCGAAACTGCAACAAAGTTATTGTCGCGATTTTCACCTAATTGCCGTAAAAGGACTCTATTCTAACGAGCATGTTGGTCGATTTTTCGCTAAAAACGATCGTGATGATTGGGAGGAGCTGTCACGGGATTCTTTAGGTGATTTAACATGCAGTGAGATTATAGTTGGATCACGTTTTGTTCATCAATCCTACGCAGAATATTACGCTGCAGTGTTTATGTACACTAAATTTATTCGAGCCGAAAGTATGCAtgaattttgggaaaattttagtcCAGCGTTGGTTACGGACGGGCTGGTCAGTACGTTTTTCTATCAAAAGATGGAATCAAATAATAACGAAGGcgttaatttgaaaatgaaacagATTCTGGCTATAATTACAGCGGTTCCCTTAAGGTACAAATGCAGCCGGAATTATTCcatgtttttgaaatatctgCTGCAAAATGAAATGCTTAATCatgttatcaaaattttaacaaggaTTTGGATAAAATGTGACCCTAACAGGGCAATACAAGCCGCAGTTCAGTTTAAACAGATTTCACTTGTGAAAGATATTATTCAGAAGCAACCGTCACTAAAGAACAGTATCAATGCTAGCGGCCAAACACTGCTACACGTGGCCGCTGAAGCTGGATCTATTGAAATTGCTCGAGAACTTGAAGGTGAAGCCGGGAGTCTAAGCCTAACAAAACTTGACACTAATGGATATGATCCCATCATGGTGGCATATAGGagcaaacaatttgaaatgaggtcatactttttgaataatttcacaGCAGTTTCTCTTGACAGTTACAAAAGAACCGAAGCTCGTAACATGCTTTTGCTGCTGCTCCTATATTTGCCTAACCTTATCAATGcatcaatacagattttggaAAAGAATGATTATAGCATTCTTATAAAAATAGCAAACGACTATATTTTAATTACCACTGATTATGAAGCGTTGAAAGACTATATTATTTCCATAAAGAAAAAGTATGGCACAAGCTTCGATGAAATAACAAATCATCAAGAAACAGAAAGCATAAAAACATTTCTGCAAGAAATTTACCCTGATCCGGATCCAAAAAAGCTAACAGTAACCGAGAATGCATATCAATGGAATGATATTGAGATTTACAACGATTTGGTTTTTAGTATCAACAGAAAATTAAAGATATTTTGCGTTGGATACACGCAAGTAGAATTTAATTCCCTGGTTTACAAACAACTTAGTGCAAAAACGTTGTTCAGAGATCCCCTTTATGTGCTCGTCAGATTGCAATACaagtttgttgattttttcaaaggaaTCGAAATTCATGGATCCTCAGTAGAAACAGTTATTTCACAGTTGCACCAAGAAGCACTTGAGCTGCATTCCGCAGAAGCTGGACTGAagtacaataaatttcaatttaaggAACCAATTCCGAATTTAACCAATTTTGAACAGTACctcaaaagtggacaaaaagGCACATATTTTGCTGTGTATGATGCTATAGAATCAGCTCGAATATGCCAATATCTAAAACTTGGGAATGGTACTGTTTACCACGTTCCTGGTTGGATGTTGAAAAACGTGCAAATTCGtaccaaaattgacgaaatcatCGAACAAAATAAGGTGGAGTTGGTTTTAATTCATAATTTGGATTGTAATACCATCGGTTCAGATGAGtgtgaaaattgcaaatttattttgcaaaattgccaAAGCATTTCACAAAAATGTAAACTGGTTGTTTCACTGAAACACCCATTACCAAAATCTATTCCAGCAGTTGAAATGGACCTTACAAGCGAATCTATAAATATGATTGAAAATTACGTAATTTCATATGGAAGCAACtatataaattttcatgaattacatgAAGATATTCGCAAATACTGTATTACAAACGGAGCATTAGAATACATTGCGTTGAACGAACCAATTTGCGTTGGTCAGAAGCATCCGTTTTATTTTATACCTTGGATGCATCGAATAACACAATTAAACTACACTATTCCACTAGCGGACACATTTTACGGTTCGCTTGATAAGCTACTTGAGCACAAGTTTGCTATTgtttcgaaaaacaaaaaaatggtaattccTACATGTAAAAAATGTGCCGATGAAACGGACCTTTTCGCATCTCCGATACACATGCTTGCTTGTGAGGCAAGTTGGCGAAATAAAACTACTTTAGTGTTGCATGCCGATGTGATTAGCCTGTCACAGATTCATAATTCTCTCCCGAACGATACCAATccacaattaaagaaattaaaacgTCTACTTGAGAAATGGTACCGCTCAGAAGAGGACGATCCTCTGAACTGTAGCATTGTAGAATTATACCTTCGACAGTctccaaaaaatgttgttttgatgATCGATGCAGAACTTGACGCTGACCTGGAGGAAAATCACATCGATTTGCTGAAGATGTTTTATACAGCTTCACCCATTCGGTCCGTCGTGGTGTACGTAGATACAAATGATAAAATTAAGCAGTTGGAGCATGCAACTTCTGCCGACCAATCCTTCAAACTTTATCGCTTGAAAGAAGAATACGATAAAATACCTTCGATTCCGAAACTATTTCCGCCCGAAGCTCGCGTTTGTGAACATTTTAGACAGCATCCGTTTGAAATAAAAGAATATTTCGTGTGA
- the LOC119770701 gene encoding uncharacterized protein LOC119770701: protein MPGMTTPVKAKKSPKNSKNPERISGIHNGIRGTEYQLCVTMYILLRAYNSYSERRQDFRLRMEPTDPIVGEFDDIWLEMNGEQILIQVKHCSDGSNLTAGMLLPNNRSSNEAFSLYKYYDSFEECRKMQIARYRTAEKWTYVFLTNRPLQVKARIFFERCSNQSLLESILETGEFLKIWNDKKNESIKKLNPSGDFCDNFMLSVAHLNLNNLCKKIEAEIRKTKQMDSKLGIKFLREELFDWVCVKENRKHKYINREWVESMFQKFHTEHAKNHWKAYENPVLSTIKESLQEFLYRDNQIGAIDETAKLLYEQIKYILTTGQIESKQECDGSNVTATDREDDVENKVFEQAEDNNQYQSYSEEASPNKQIFTLRQILQISREFQEKDTHHLFVFFKNDYETAKLKELMDLLDKNGFSTKTLGKHDSSVMLNLAVKCVLKRAGLKMEGTVFENSRLVLCHDNEVDIIGKTIQDVEIQYVRLKDEAGKVGLILDTSKTKYMLANGKLPQSGSVTIASDKIEMVKEVEFLGSLVTWDNSCNIEIERCIKIGKRTFEDHEKMLKSEQDILKKWRIYDEQIRSRVLEGCETWTVLASREVMLVKFEDDMLRAIFNGAKQPDICRPIMCVVNARQVRWAVQVAGMWNNEPAKRVVIEASFPVVNNRRRTGKPKTRWFEAINGREKGQDLRDAWELAVKQLKSGNPRVTKTEGKHFGIMS, encoded by the exons ATGCCCGGAATGACAACGCCTGTTAAAGCAAA GAAATCtcccaaaaattccaaaaacccGGAAAGAATATCCGGAATTCACAATGGCATTCGTGGAACCGAATACCAACTGTGTGTGACGATGTACATTTTGCTGCGAGCCTATAACAGCTACTCTGAACGTAGGCAAGATTTCAGGCTTCGGATGGAACCTACGGATCCGATAGTTGGCGAATTTGACGATATTTGGCTCGAGATGAATGGTGAACAGATTTTGATACAGGTTAAGCATTGCTCAGACGGTAGCAATCTGACGGCGGGTATGCTTCTACCGAATAATCGGAGCTCTAATGAAGCATTTTCCCTGTACAAATATTATGATTCTTTTGAAGAGTGCCGAAAGATGCAAATAGCTCGGTACAGGACAGCTGAAAAATGGACCTACGTGTTTTTGACCAACAGACCGTTGCAAGTTAAAgcgagaattttttttgaaaggtgttcAAATCAGTCTTTACTTGAAAGTATCTTAGAAACCGGTGAATTCTTAAAGATCTGGaatgacaaaaaaaacgaaagtatTAAGAAGCTAAATCCATCTGGTGATTTTTGCGATAATTTCATGCTTTCTGTGGCGCATCTGAATCTTAATAATTTGTGCAAGAAGATTGAAGCAGAAATTAGGAAAACCAAGCAAATGGACTCTAAACTTGGGATCAAATTTCTAAGAGAAGAGCTTTTTGATTGGGTTTGTGTTAAGGAAAATCGAAAACACAAATATATTAATCGAGAATGGGTTGAatcaatgtttcaaaagtttcacaCTGAGCACGCAAAAAATCACTGGAAGGCATACGAAAACCCAGTTCTCTCAACTATAAAGGAATCACTGCAAGAGTTTTTGTATCGGGATAACCAGATAGGAGCAATAGACGAAACTGCTAAACTTTTGTACGAACAAATAAAATACATTCTTACAACAGGCCAAATAGAAAGTAAGCAGGAATGTGATGGAAGTAATGTAACAGCAACAGATAGAGaagatgatgttgaaaataaggtTTTTGAACAAGCTGAGGATAACAATCAATACCAGAGCTATTCAGAAGAAGCATcaccaaacaaacaaatatttacGTTGcgacaaattctacaaataagtcgagaatttcaggaaaaagaTACACATCATTTATTcgtctttttcaaaaatgattacgAAACAGCGAAGCTTAAAGAACTAATGGACCTATTAGACAAGAATGGTTTCTCAACCAAAACTCTTGGGAAACACGActcatctgtcatgttaaaTTTGGCAGTAAAATGTGTTCTGAAACGAGCGGGACTCAAGATGGAGggcacagtttttgaaaattctcggtTGGTTCTCTGCCACGACAACGAAGTGGACATAATCGGAAAAACGATCCAAGATGTTGAAATTCAGTACGTTAGACTCAAGGATGAAGCCGGGAAAGTTGGTCTGATTCTTGATACATCGAAAACGAAGTACATGTTAGCTAATGGGAAACTACCGCAAAGTGGCTCGGTGACCATAGCGAGTGATAAAATCGAAATGGTGAAAGAGGTCGAATTCCTCGGATCATTAGTGACTTGGGACAACAGCTGCAACATAGAAATCGAGAGATGTATTAAAATCGGAAAACGCACTTTCGAAGATCACGAGAAGATGCTAAAATCAGAGCAAGATATTCTCAAGAAATGGAGAATATACGACGAGCAAATACGATCCAGAGTCCTTGAAGGGTGTGAGACGTGGACTGTGCTTGCCAGTAGAGAAGTCATGCTCGTCAAGTTTGAAGACGATATGCTAAGAGCAATATTCAACGGTGCGAAGCAACCAGACATTTGCAGACCTATCATGTGTGTTGTAAATGCTAGACAAGTACGGTGGGCGGTACAGGTCGCTGGGATGTGGAACAATGAACCCGCAAAAAGAGTGGTCATCGAAGCAAGCTTTCCTGTCGTGAACAATAGAAGACGTACGGGTAAACCTAAAACGCGTTGGTTTGAGGCGATCAACGGTCGTGAAAAAGGGCAAGATCTACGCGACGCTTGGGAACTAGCCGTAAAGCAGCTCAAATCTGGAAACCCACGAGTTACCAAAACGGAAGGCAAACATTTTGGAATTATGTCCTGA